In Xenopus tropicalis strain Nigerian chromosome 5, UCB_Xtro_10.0, whole genome shotgun sequence, one genomic interval encodes:
- the slitrk3 gene encoding SLIT and NTRK-like protein 3, with product MKPSSAETRLKGRMLWIILLSTIALAWTTPIPLIEDSEEIDEPCFDPCYCEVKESLFHIYCDNKGFTNISQITEYWSRPFKLYLQRNSMRKLYTNSFLHLNNAVSINMGNNALQDIQAGAFNGLKVLKRLYLHENKLDSFKNDTFLGLESLEYLQADYNVIKRIESGAFRYLNKLRVLILNDNHIPLLPTNLFKSVSLTHLDLRGNRLKILFYKGMLDHIGRSLMEIQLAENPWNCTCEILQLKNWLERIPYTVLVGDITCESPFHFHGKDLRDIKRSKLCPSLTESEAEISWGIPQIPSSKENAWPTKPSSMLSSSHVTASSVEYKSSNKQPTTTKQPRAPKPPPTPRGLYPGPNQPPIAGYQTRPPIPIICPTGCSCSLHINDLGLTVNCKERGFHNISELLPRPLNAKKLYLNGNLIQKIYRSDFWNFSSLDLLHLGNNRISYVQEGAFVNLPNLKNLYLNGNDIERLTPGMFRGLQSLHYLYFEYNTIREIQPAAFSLMPNLKLLFLNDNLLRTLPTDTFAGTSLSRLNLRNNHFLYLPVTGVLEHLNAIVQIDLNQNPWDCTCDIVPLKQWIETISSVIVVGEVLCASPENLTNKDLKSIDMKVLCPELLDSEAAASPALPGNMVPTSSSVFEFTTPGGAIPLSVLILSLLILFFSAVFVAAGLFAFVLRRRKKLPFRKRQEVDLTGIQMQCRIFEDRQSNSPEKAPGHVYDYIPHPVTQMCNNPIYKPREEEMGEQFSETKENNTNYRTLIEKEKEWTMAVSNSQLNTIVTVNQSGDIPSFHENGVIFPGVIDRERPAPTVGFVDCLYGTVPKLKELHVHPPGMQYPDLQQDARLKETLLFSTGKGFSDQTQSEYLELRAKLQTKPDYLEVLEKTTYRF from the coding sequence ATGAAACCATCTTCAGCAGAAACTCGTCTTAAAGGACGGATGTTGTGGATAATTCTTCTAAGCACAATCGCTCTTGCATGGACTACACCAATTCCCTTGATTGAGGATTCAGAGGAAATAGACGAGCCTTGCTTTGATCCTTGCTACTGTGAAGTGAAGGAGAGCCTATTTCACATTTATTGTGACAATAAAGGATTTACAAATATTAGTCAGATTACAGAATACTGGTCAAGACCTTTCAAACTTTATCTTCAAAGAAACTCTATGAGAAAATTGTACACCAACAGTTTTCTGCACCTAAACAATGCTGTGTCTATAAATATGGGGAACAATGCATTGCAGGACATTCAGGCAGGAGCTTTTAACGGTTTGAAAGTTTTGAAGAGGCTATACCTGCATGAAAACAAACTCGACAGTTTTAAAAATGACACGTTCCTAGGGCTGGAAAGCTTGGAATACCTTCAGGCAGATTATAATGTCATTAAACGGATTGAGAGTGGGGCCTTCAGATACTTAAATAAACTGAGAGTATTAATTCTAAATGATAACCATATCCCATTGCTTCCAACaaatttattcaagtctgtgtctttaacacatttgGACTTGCGTGGAAATAGGTTAAAGATACTATTCTACAAAGGTATGTTGGATCATATTGGTAGAAGCCTAATGGAGATCCAACTTGCTGAGAATCCATGGAATTGCACCTGTGAGATTTTGCAGCTAAAGAACTGGCTAGAACGTATACCATATACTGTTCTGGTCGGAGATATTACATGTGAAAGTCCATTTCATTTTCATGGCAAGGATCTGAGGGATATAAAACGTAGTAAGCTCTGCCCCTCATTAACTGAAAGTGAAGCTGAAATAAGTTGGGGGATTCCCCAGATACCATCTAGCAAAGAAAATGCATGGCCAACAAAACCATCCTCTATGCTGTCTTCTTCTCATGTCACTGCTTCATCTGTGGAGTACAAGTCATCTAATAAACAACCGACAACCACAAAGCAACCTAGAGCTCCCAAGCCTCCACCAACACCTAGAGGTCTGTATCCAGGCCCAAACCAACCCCCTATAGCGGGATATCAGACGCGACCACCCATTCCAATTATATGTCCTACTGGCTGTTCATGTAGTTTGCATATTAATGATTTGGGATTGACTGTCAATTGTAAAGAGAGAGGATTTCACAACATATCAGAACTTCTACCCAGGCCACTCAATGCTAAAAAGCTCTACTTAAATGGTAACTTAATTCAGAAAATTTACAGGTCGGATTTTTGGAATTTTTCTTCTTTGGATTTATTACATCTGGGAAATAACCGCATATCGTATGTGCAAGAGGGAGCCTTTGTTAATCTCCCCAATTTGAAAAATTTGTATCTGAATGGGAATGACATTGAGAGGCTAACTCCTGGCATGTTCAGGGGTTTGCAAAGTTTGCATTATTTATACTTTGAATATAACACCATAAGGGAAATCCAGCCTGCTGCTTTTAGTTTGATGCCAAATCTGAAACTGCTCTTTCTCAATGACAATCTGCTCAGAACCCTTCCAACTGACACTTTTGCTGGCACTTCTTTGTCCAGACTTAATCTGAGAAATAACCACTTTCTTTACCTTCCTGTCACAGGGGTTTTGGAGCACCTTAATGCTATAGTTCAGATTGATCTCAATCAAAATCCATGGGATTGTACCTGTGAcattgttcctttaaagcagtggaTAGAAACCATCAGCTCAGTCATTGTTGTTGGAGAGGTTTTATGTGCAAGTCCTGAAAATCTGACAAATAAGGATCTAAAATCAATTGACATGAAAGTTTTGTGTCCAGAATTACTCGATTCTGAAGCTGCTGCTTCACCTGCTCTGCCTGGTAACATGGTGCCGACAAGTTCATCAGTATTTGAGTTTACCACACCAGGGGGTGCCATTCCACTGTCTGTCCTTATCCTCAgtcttttaattctttttttctcAGCTGTTTTTGTGGCAGCAGGTCTGTTTGCTTTTGTACTAAGAAGGCGTAAGAAACTGCCTTTCCGGAAGAGACAAGAGGTGGATTTGACTGGCATTCAGATGCAGTGCAGGATCTTTGAGGACAGGCAGAGCAACTCCCCAGAAAAGGCCCCTGGTCATGTCTATGACTACATCCCACACCCAGTAACCCAGATGTGCAACAATCCCATTTATAAGCCCAGAGAAGAAGAAATGGGAGAGCAATTTTCAGAGACAAAGGAAAATAACACCAATTACAGGACTTTaatagaaaaagagaaagagTGGACTATGGCAGTATCAAATTCCCAGTTAAATACAATAGTCACTGTAAATCAGTCTGGGGACATACCAAGTTTTCATGAAAATGGGGTAATTTTTCCTGGTGTAATCGATCGAGAAAGGCCAGCTCCCACAGTGGGCTTTGTGGACTGCCTTTATGGCACTGTACCCAAATTAAAGGAACTGCACGTGCACCCCCCTGGAATGCAATATCCTGATTTGCAGCAGGATGCCAGATTAAAAGAAACCCTTCTTTTCTCAACTGGAAAGGGGTTCTCAGACCAAACCCAAAGTGAATACCTCGAGTTAAGGGCCAAACTCCAAACAAAGCCAGATTACCTCGAAGTCCTGGAAAAAACAACGTATAGGTTCTAG